The Brassica oleracea var. oleracea cultivar TO1000 chromosome C6, BOL, whole genome shotgun sequence genome includes a region encoding these proteins:
- the LOC106296474 gene encoding zinc finger A20 and AN1 domain-containing stress-associated protein 6-like, whose protein sequence is MAEEHRCQTPEGHRLCANNCGFLGSSATMNLCSNCYGDLCLKQQQASMKSTVESSLSAVSPPSSEIGSMQSTVESSLSDVSPPSSETISISSPMIQPLVRNPSAELEVTATKAPKTVTPPPEQQQKRPNRCTTCRKRVGLTGFKCRCGTTFCGAHRYPEVHGCTFDFKSAGREEIAKANPLVKAAKLQKI, encoded by the coding sequence ATGGCGGAAGAGCATCGATGTCAGACGCCGGAAGGCCACCGTCTCTGTGCTAACAACTGCGGCTTCCTCGGCAGCTCCGCCACCATGAATCTATGCTCCAACTGCTACGGCGATCTCTGCCTTAAGCAACAGCAAGCTTCCATGAAATCCACCGTCGAATCCTCTCTCTCCGCCGTATCTCCTCCGTCGTCAGAGATCGGTTCTATGCAATCCACCGTTGAATCCTCTCTCTCCGACGTATCTCCTCCATCATCGGAGACCATTTCCATCTCTTCTCCAATGATCCAGCCTCTCGTTCGAAACCCATCAGCTGAACTGGAGGTAACGGCGACGAAAGCGCCGAAGACGGTGACTCCGCCGCCGGAGCAGCAGCAGAAACGGCCGAATCGGTGCACGACGTGTAGGAAACGGGTCGGGTTGACTGGGTTCAAGTGCCGGTGCGGAACGACTTTTTGCGGGGCTCACAGGTACCCGGAGGTCCATGGATGCACCTTCGATTTCAAATCGGCCGGTCGCGAAGAGATCGCCAAGGCGAACCCACTCGTCAAAGCGGCGAAGCTTCAGAAGATTTGA